From Pseudomonas poae, the proteins below share one genomic window:
- a CDS encoding galactose mutarotase: MKHPRYLLSGLAMSLLIASGGARAAGLSSEHKPFGKTNDGTAVEQYILRNSHGMQATVITYGGVLQSLKVPDKNGKSEDVVLGFDTVQGYQAGTAFFGATIGRFGNRLAGGAFELDGKRYQVPLNDGPNSLHGGAQGFDKHVWKAEPVKAKDSVGVKLSYLSKDGEMGFPGNLKTEVTYSLNDNNELHIDYTASTDKPTVLNLTNHSYFNLAGAGNGDILKQVATLHASHYTPVNATLIPTGELAPVKDTPMDFLKPTPIGQHIKDDHPQLKFAEPKQGGFDFNWALDTKGDIKQLAAEVHDPASGRRLQLFTTEPGVQFYTSNFLDGTVKGKGGKTYQHWSGFTLETQHFPDAPNQPDFASTRLNPGQTYTQNTIFKFSAD, translated from the coding sequence ATGAAGCACCCTCGATACCTGCTCTCGGGCCTTGCCATGTCGCTGCTGATCGCCAGTGGCGGCGCCCGGGCCGCAGGGCTCAGCAGTGAACACAAACCCTTCGGCAAAACCAATGACGGCACCGCCGTCGAACAGTACATCCTGCGTAACAGCCATGGCATGCAAGCCACGGTGATCACCTACGGCGGCGTGTTGCAGTCGCTCAAGGTGCCGGATAAAAACGGCAAGTCCGAGGACGTGGTACTCGGCTTCGACACGGTGCAGGGTTACCAGGCCGGCACAGCATTTTTTGGCGCAACCATCGGGCGCTTCGGCAATCGCCTCGCCGGCGGTGCCTTTGAACTCGATGGCAAGCGCTACCAGGTGCCGCTCAACGACGGCCCCAACTCTCTGCATGGCGGCGCCCAGGGCTTCGACAAGCACGTGTGGAAAGCCGAGCCGGTCAAGGCCAAGGACTCGGTCGGCGTGAAGCTGAGTTACTTGTCCAAGGACGGTGAAATGGGCTTCCCCGGCAACCTGAAAACCGAGGTCACCTATAGCCTCAACGACAACAACGAACTGCATATCGACTACACGGCCAGCACCGACAAACCCACCGTGCTCAACCTCACCAACCACAGCTACTTCAATCTGGCCGGTGCGGGTAACGGCGACATCCTCAAGCAGGTCGCCACTTTGCACGCCAGCCATTACACACCGGTGAATGCCACCTTGATCCCGACCGGTGAACTGGCGCCGGTCAAAGACACGCCGATGGACTTCCTGAAACCCACGCCTATCGGCCAGCACATCAAGGACGATCACCCGCAGCTCAAATTCGCCGAGCCAAAACAAGGTGGGTTTGACTTCAACTGGGCGTTGGATACCAAGGGCGATATCAAGCAACTCGCCGCCGAAGTACATGACCCAGCGTCCGGTCGCCGCTTGCAGCTGTTCACCACGGAACCGGGCGTGCAGTTTTATACCAGCAACTTCCTGGATGGAACGGTCAAGGGCAAAGGTGGCAAGACCTATCAGCACTGGAGCGGGTTCACCCTGGAGACCCAGCACTTTCCGGATGCGCCTAACCAGCCTGACTTCGCTTCGACGCGTTTGAACCCTGGGCAGACCTATACCCAGAACACCATCTTCAAGTTCTCCGCCGATTAA
- a CDS encoding glutathione S-transferase family protein yields MKLIGMLDSPYVRRVAISLELYGVEFVHEPLSVFRTFNEFAQINPVVKAPTLVLDDGTVLMDSSLILDYLEALAPADKKLLPQQPAALAQDLQLLGLALAACEKSVQIVYEHNLRPAEKLHEPWLERVTGQLLAAYSLLDKQLPDSEALTQASLTAAVAWSFSQLTVASVVKADAFPNLQRHAERLEQHPAFKRYPIE; encoded by the coding sequence ATGAAACTGATCGGCATGCTGGATTCGCCCTACGTGCGCCGCGTGGCTATTTCCCTGGAGTTGTACGGGGTGGAGTTTGTGCATGAACCCTTGTCGGTGTTTCGCACCTTCAATGAATTTGCGCAGATCAACCCGGTGGTCAAGGCCCCTACCCTGGTGCTGGACGATGGCACGGTGCTGATGGACTCCAGCTTGATCCTGGACTACCTCGAAGCCCTGGCCCCGGCCGACAAAAAGCTGCTGCCCCAGCAACCCGCAGCGCTCGCCCAAGACCTGCAGCTGCTTGGACTGGCGTTGGCGGCCTGTGAGAAAAGCGTACAGATCGTGTATGAACACAATCTGCGGCCGGCCGAAAAGCTGCATGAACCCTGGCTCGAGCGCGTGACAGGGCAATTGCTGGCGGCCTATTCGCTGCTGGACAAGCAACTGCCTGACAGTGAGGCGCTGACCCAGGCGTCGCTGACGGCGGCGGTGGCCTGGTCGTTCAGCCAGCTCACCGTGGCGTCGGTGGTGAAGGCGGATGCGTTTCCCAACCTGCAACGGCATGCTGAACGCCTGGAGCAGCATCCCGCCTTCAAGCGTTACCCCATCGAATAA
- the araG gene encoding L-arabinose ABC transporter ATP-binding protein AraG, with the protein MHAQLQTHDTAAQLSFNGIGKTFPGVKALDGISFTALPGQVHALMGENGAGKSTLLKILGGAYIPSSGTLQIGAQTMDFKSAADSIASGVAVIHQELHLVPEMSVAENLFLGHLPTRFGVVNRGLLRKQALACLKGLADEIDPDEKLGRLSLGQRQLVEIAKALSRGAHVIAFDEPTSSLSAREIDRLMAIITRLRDEGKVVLYVSHRMEEVFRICNAVTVFKDGRYVRTFDDMSALTHDQLVTCMVGRDIQDIYDYRPREHGEVALKVEGLLGPGLREPVSFQVRKGEILGLFGLVGAGRTELFRLLSGLNRSTAGSLELYGQKLQLHSPRDAIAAGVLLCPEDRKKEGIIPLSSVAENINISARGAHSTFGWLLRDGWEKGNADQQIKAMKVKTPNAEQKIMYLSGGNQQKAILGRWLSMPMKVLLLDEPTRGIDIGAKAEIYQIIHNLAASGIAVIVVSSDLMEVMGISDRILVLCEGALRGEQTREHATESNLLQLALPRGPAN; encoded by the coding sequence ATGCACGCGCAATTACAGACACACGACACCGCTGCCCAGTTGAGTTTCAACGGCATCGGTAAAACCTTCCCCGGGGTCAAGGCGCTGGACGGCATCAGCTTTACCGCCCTGCCTGGGCAGGTGCACGCCTTGATGGGTGAGAACGGCGCGGGCAAGTCGACGCTGTTGAAAATCCTCGGCGGTGCTTATATCCCCAGCAGCGGCACACTGCAGATCGGCGCGCAGACCATGGACTTCAAATCCGCCGCCGACAGCATTGCCAGCGGCGTGGCGGTGATCCACCAGGAGTTGCACCTGGTGCCGGAAATGAGCGTGGCCGAGAACCTGTTTCTCGGGCATTTGCCGACGCGCTTCGGCGTGGTCAATCGTGGCCTGCTGCGCAAGCAGGCGCTGGCGTGCCTCAAGGGGCTGGCCGATGAAATCGACCCGGACGAGAAGCTTGGGCGCCTGTCCCTCGGTCAGCGCCAATTGGTGGAAATCGCCAAGGCACTGTCGCGTGGCGCGCATGTGATTGCCTTTGATGAGCCGACCAGCAGCTTGTCTGCGCGGGAAATCGACCGGCTGATGGCGATCATCACGCGCCTGCGTGATGAGGGCAAAGTGGTGCTTTACGTGTCGCATCGCATGGAAGAAGTGTTCCGCATCTGCAACGCCGTCACGGTATTCAAGGATGGCCGCTACGTGCGCACCTTCGACGACATGAGCGCGCTGACCCACGACCAACTGGTGACCTGCATGGTCGGTCGCGATATCCAGGACATCTACGACTACCGCCCGCGTGAGCACGGCGAGGTGGCCCTCAAGGTCGAGGGTTTGCTGGGGCCTGGCTTGCGCGAGCCGGTCAGTTTTCAAGTGCGCAAGGGCGAGATTCTCGGGCTGTTCGGGTTGGTCGGCGCCGGGCGCACCGAGCTGTTTCGTTTGCTCAGCGGTTTGAATCGCAGCACCGCTGGAAGCCTTGAGCTGTATGGGCAAAAACTGCAGCTGCATTCACCTCGCGATGCCATCGCCGCCGGCGTGTTGCTGTGCCCGGAAGACCGCAAAAAGGAGGGCATCATTCCGCTGTCCAGCGTGGCCGAGAACATCAATATCAGCGCGCGTGGCGCCCACTCCACGTTTGGCTGGCTGCTGCGAGACGGCTGGGAAAAGGGCAACGCCGACCAGCAGATCAAGGCGATGAAAGTCAAAACGCCGAATGCCGAACAGAAAATCATGTACCTGTCGGGCGGCAATCAGCAAAAGGCGATTTTGGGCCGTTGGCTGTCGATGCCGATGAAGGTGCTGCTGCTGGACGAGCCGACCCGGGGCATTGATATCGGCGCCAAGGCCGAGATCTACCAGATCATTCACAACCTGGCGGCCAGCGGCATTGCGGTGATCGTGGTGTCCAGCGACCTGATGGAAGTGATGGGTATTTCCGACCGCATTCTGGTGCTGTGCGAAGGCGCCTTGCGCGGCGAACAAACCCGCGAACACGCGACTGAATCCAACCTGCTGCAGCTGGCCTTGCCGCGCGGCCCGGCGAACTGA
- a CDS encoding SDR family NAD(P)-dependent oxidoreductase encodes MSTQAAVYPDLKGKTVLISGGASGIGEFMVRAFAAQGAKVAFVDRAQSQGERLAALLSSQGHTVEFGYCDITDEIAYKAAIGRFEHSLGPITVLVNNAANDVRHTLEEVDSETFDKLISVNLKHAFFAAKAVVPMMKGAGGGAIINLGSVGWMMASAGYPVYAASKAAAHGMTRALARELGPSRIRVNTLVPGWVMTEKQLAMWVDDAARDLIARSQCLPGSVLPEHIANMALFLASDASAMCSAQNFIVDGGWV; translated from the coding sequence ATGAGCACTCAAGCGGCTGTTTATCCCGACCTCAAGGGCAAGACCGTGCTGATTTCCGGAGGCGCTTCGGGAATCGGCGAATTCATGGTGCGCGCCTTTGCTGCGCAGGGCGCCAAGGTGGCCTTTGTGGACCGCGCCCAAAGCCAGGGCGAACGCCTGGCGGCGCTGTTGAGTTCCCAGGGGCATACCGTCGAGTTCGGCTATTGCGATATCACCGATGAAATCGCCTACAAGGCGGCGATCGGGCGCTTTGAACACTCGCTGGGGCCGATCACGGTGCTGGTAAACAACGCGGCCAATGACGTGCGCCACACGCTGGAAGAAGTCGACTCGGAAACCTTCGACAAACTGATTTCGGTCAACCTCAAGCACGCCTTCTTTGCCGCCAAGGCTGTGGTGCCGATGATGAAGGGCGCGGGCGGCGGGGCGATTATCAACCTCGGCTCGGTCGGCTGGATGATGGCCTCGGCCGGCTACCCGGTGTACGCCGCCAGCAAGGCGGCGGCCCATGGCATGACCCGCGCCCTGGCACGGGAGCTGGGGCCGAGCCGCATCCGCGTCAACACCCTGGTGCCCGGTTGGGTCATGACCGAAAAACAGCTGGCGATGTGGGTCGATGATGCGGCCCGCGACCTGATCGCCCGCAGCCAGTGCCTGCCGGGCAGCGTGCTGCCGGAACATATCGCCAATATGGCGTTGTTCCTGGCCTCGGATGCGTCGGCGATGTGCTCGGCGCAGAACTTTATCGTCGACGGTGGCTGGGTGTAG
- a CDS encoding MFS transporter, whose protein sequence is MTDYAAPVDARVAPTSPAWMAVFSLAMGVFGLLTAEYLPASLLTPMALDLGVSQALAGQAVTVTAVVALFAGLLVPGLTRGIDRRVVLLGFSTLMIASNLLVAFSSSLTVLLLMRILLGIALGGFWSMAAAVAMRLVPPALLPRALSIIFSGIAVGTVVAVPLGSYLGGLYGWRSAFVAAAAVGVVTLVFQLFTLPRLPAHGAARLRTVLDVLLRPGIAMGMFGCVLVHTGHFALFTYIRPFLESTTGVGTQGLALMLLGFGAANFAGTLLAGWLLVRNPLGTLVLMPALVGVAALALVLLPASLPGQALLLALWGMAFGGVPVAWSNWVARAVPDQAESAGGMVVASVQSAIAAGAAGGGVMFSLSGIVGVFVAAGVLMVLAAVLIAWRVQVPRHTPLV, encoded by the coding sequence ATGACTGATTATGCAGCCCCTGTCGACGCCAGGGTGGCGCCCACCAGCCCCGCCTGGATGGCGGTGTTCTCCCTGGCGATGGGGGTGTTCGGCCTGCTGACGGCGGAATACCTGCCGGCCAGCCTGTTGACGCCGATGGCGCTGGACCTTGGCGTCTCGCAGGCGTTGGCCGGGCAGGCGGTGACGGTCACGGCGGTGGTCGCGTTATTCGCCGGGTTACTGGTGCCAGGCCTGACGCGGGGCATTGATCGACGCGTGGTGCTGCTGGGGTTTTCCACGCTGATGATCGCGTCCAACCTGCTGGTGGCGTTCTCGTCCAGCCTGACCGTGTTGCTGTTGATGCGCATCCTGTTGGGCATCGCCCTCGGCGGTTTCTGGAGCATGGCGGCGGCCGTGGCGATGCGCCTGGTGCCGCCGGCGCTGCTGCCACGGGCGTTGTCGATCATTTTCAGCGGGATTGCCGTGGGGACCGTCGTCGCGGTGCCGCTGGGCAGCTACCTTGGCGGTTTGTATGGCTGGCGCAGCGCATTTGTCGCGGCCGCCGCCGTGGGCGTGGTGACGTTGGTCTTCCAGCTGTTCACGCTGCCGCGCCTGCCTGCGCACGGAGCCGCACGCTTGCGCACCGTGCTTGATGTGCTGTTGCGCCCCGGCATTGCCATGGGCATGTTCGGCTGTGTACTGGTGCACACCGGGCATTTTGCGCTGTTCACCTATATTCGACCGTTTCTGGAAAGCACCACCGGGGTGGGCACTCAAGGCTTGGCGTTGATGCTGCTGGGGTTCGGCGCGGCGAACTTTGCCGGCACGTTGCTGGCCGGCTGGCTGCTGGTGCGCAACCCGCTTGGCACTTTGGTGCTGATGCCGGCGCTGGTGGGGGTTGCGGCACTCGCGCTGGTGCTGTTGCCGGCTTCGCTGCCGGGTCAGGCATTGCTTTTGGCACTGTGGGGCATGGCGTTTGGCGGCGTACCCGTGGCGTGGTCAAACTGGGTGGCGCGTGCTGTGCCGGACCAGGCGGAAAGCGCCGGTGGCATGGTGGTGGCGTCGGTGCAATCGGCGATTGCGGCGGGCGCCGCGGGTGGCGGAGTGATGTTCAGCCTCAGCGGGATTGTCGGTGTTTTTGTTGCCGCCGGTGTGTTGATGGTGCTGGCCGCAGTGTTGATCGCTTGGCGGGTGCAGGTGCCACGGCACACACCTTTGGTTTAG
- the mug gene encoding G/U mismatch-specific DNA glycosylase, with translation MSERLEDILAEHLNVVFCGINPGKGSAALGLHFANRSNRFWRTLHLAGFTPDEIRPEAGRTLLHYHCGLTTVVERPTASAGELARHEFTDAAAAFEQKIRRYAPRFVAFLGKPGYSALSGQRQIAWGLQPQLLGEASVWVLPNPSGRNLAFSLEQLVQAYRQLRLATECP, from the coding sequence ATGAGCGAGCGCCTGGAAGACATCCTCGCCGAGCACCTGAACGTGGTGTTCTGCGGGATCAACCCCGGCAAAGGCTCCGCCGCCCTCGGCCTGCACTTTGCCAACCGCAGCAACCGGTTCTGGCGCACCCTGCACCTGGCCGGCTTCACGCCCGATGAAATCCGCCCCGAAGCTGGCCGCACGCTGCTGCACTACCACTGCGGCCTGACCACCGTGGTGGAGCGCCCCACCGCCAGCGCCGGCGAGTTGGCGCGGCATGAGTTCACCGATGCGGCAGCGGCCTTCGAACAGAAAATCCGCCGCTATGCCCCGCGCTTTGTGGCGTTCCTGGGCAAACCCGGCTACAGCGCGTTGTCCGGCCAACGGCAGATTGCCTGGGGGCTGCAGCCGCAGTTACTGGGCGAGGCGTCGGTGTGGGTGCTGCCCAACCCCAGCGGGCGCAACCTGGCGTTCAGCCTGGAGCAACTGGTGCAGGCATATCGGCAATTGCGTTTGGCGACTGAGTGCCCTTAA
- a CDS encoding substrate-binding domain-containing protein: MNRRRGIRSLCCAAVAVSAMSLSGLLLAAEEVKIGFLVKQAEEPWFQTEWAFAEKAGKEHGFTVIKIAVPDGEKTLSAIDSLAANGAKGFVICPPDVSLGPAIVAKAKANGLKVIAVDDRFVDAKGNFMEDVPYLGMAAFEVGQKQGAAMAAEAKKRGWDWKDTYAVINTFNELDTGKKRTDGSVKSLEDAGFPKDHILFTAAKTLDVPGSMDATNSALVKLPSGAKNLIIGGMNDNTVLGGVRATESAGFKAANVIGIGINGTDAIGELKKPNSGFFGSMLPSPHIEGYNTAKMMFDWVTTGKEPPKYTAMDEVTLITRENFKQELEKIGLWN; the protein is encoded by the coding sequence ATGAATCGTCGTCGTGGTATCCGTTCCCTGTGCTGCGCCGCTGTAGCGGTCTCGGCCATGAGTTTGAGCGGGCTGTTGCTGGCCGCTGAAGAAGTGAAGATCGGTTTTCTGGTCAAGCAGGCTGAAGAGCCCTGGTTCCAGACCGAGTGGGCCTTTGCCGAAAAAGCCGGCAAGGAACATGGCTTTACGGTGATCAAGATCGCCGTGCCCGATGGCGAGAAAACCCTCTCGGCCATCGACAGCCTGGCCGCCAATGGCGCCAAGGGCTTTGTGATCTGCCCTCCGGACGTGTCCCTGGGCCCGGCCATCGTCGCCAAGGCCAAGGCCAATGGCTTGAAAGTCATTGCCGTGGATGACCGGTTTGTCGACGCCAAAGGCAACTTCATGGAGGACGTGCCGTACCTGGGCATGGCCGCTTTTGAAGTCGGCCAGAAGCAGGGCGCGGCCATGGCCGCCGAGGCGAAAAAACGCGGCTGGGACTGGAAGGACACCTACGCGGTGATCAACACCTTCAATGAACTCGACACCGGCAAGAAGCGCACCGACGGCTCGGTCAAATCCCTGGAAGACGCAGGCTTTCCCAAGGACCACATCTTGTTCACGGCGGCTAAAACCCTCGACGTTCCGGGCAGCATGGACGCCACCAACTCGGCCCTGGTCAAGCTGCCCAGCGGCGCGAAAAACCTGATCATCGGCGGCATGAACGACAACACCGTGCTGGGCGGCGTACGCGCCACCGAAAGCGCCGGCTTCAAAGCCGCCAACGTGATCGGTATCGGCATCAATGGCACCGACGCCATCGGCGAACTGAAGAAGCCCAACAGCGGCTTCTTCGGCTCGATGCTGCCCAGCCCGCATATCGAGGGCTACAACACCGCGAAGATGATGTTCGACTGGGTCACCACCGGCAAAGAACCACCCAAGTACACCGCCATGGATGAAGTGACGCTGATTACCCGCGAGAACTTCAAGCAGGAACTGGAAAAAATCGGTTTGTGGAACTGA
- a CDS encoding AraC family transcriptional regulator — MQTLEFLIETPSMSASDAFTVSSDLINELLQGMRLRGVQYRRIEAGPVFGVSFEAKPGHAYFHFLASGCATLRLDDGSLYALSAGNAVFICHGGAHGLLSSPDVPERDIRSFEATTLGDAVCAVKASAEGSPDTLLFSACMEFELGSIQGLGRLMPAMMLIDAQGQRYPGLMPILATMEREVCSARIGYAGILARLADVVAAMIVRGWVECACGNASGLVAALRDPRLARALLALHQQPGRDWSVAELAAQGHTSRSVFADRFQATLGVPPLRYATELRMRLASQWLTLERLPIEEVAQRLGYTSQAAFSRAFKRITGQPPGASRARSPA; from the coding sequence ATGCAAACCCTTGAGTTTTTGATCGAAACCCCGAGCATGAGTGCATCTGACGCGTTTACCGTCTCCTCCGACCTGATCAATGAACTGCTGCAGGGCATGCGCTTGCGCGGTGTGCAGTACCGTCGCATCGAGGCCGGGCCGGTGTTTGGCGTCAGTTTTGAGGCCAAACCGGGCCACGCCTACTTCCACTTCCTGGCGTCGGGTTGTGCCACGCTGCGACTGGACGACGGCAGCCTTTATGCGCTGTCGGCCGGCAACGCAGTATTCATCTGCCACGGCGGCGCGCACGGGTTGTTGTCGAGCCCGGACGTGCCGGAACGGGATATCCGTAGCTTCGAGGCCACCACGCTGGGTGACGCGGTGTGTGCGGTAAAGGCCAGCGCCGAGGGTTCACCTGACACCTTGCTCTTCAGCGCTTGCATGGAATTTGAACTGGGCAGCATCCAGGGGCTCGGCCGCTTGATGCCGGCGATGATGCTGATTGATGCGCAGGGCCAGCGCTACCCAGGGTTGATGCCGATCCTGGCGACCATGGAGCGCGAAGTCTGCAGCGCCCGTATCGGCTACGCCGGTATCCTCGCGCGCCTGGCGGACGTGGTGGCGGCGATGATTGTGCGCGGCTGGGTCGAATGCGCCTGTGGCAATGCGTCGGGGCTGGTGGCCGCGCTGCGCGATCCACGCCTGGCCCGCGCCCTCCTCGCCTTGCACCAGCAACCGGGCCGTGACTGGAGCGTGGCCGAACTGGCGGCGCAGGGGCACACCTCGCGCTCGGTATTCGCCGACCGCTTCCAGGCCACCCTTGGCGTTCCGCCACTGCGTTATGCCACGGAACTGCGGATGCGCCTGGCCAGCCAGTGGCTGACCCTGGAGCGGCTGCCCATCGAAGAAGTCGCGCAGCGCCTGGGCTACACCTCACAAGCCGCCTTCAGCCGCGCCTTCAAGCGCATCACCGGGCAACCGCCAGGGGCGAGCCGGGCCAGGAGCCCGGCATGA
- the araH gene encoding L-arabinose ABC transporter permease AraH, whose amino-acid sequence MTTQNNALPTARKPLDVRALLDNWAMLLAAISIFLLCALLIDNFLSPLNMRGLGLAISTVGIAACTMLFCLASGHFDLSVGSVIACAGVVAAIVMRDTDSVMLGIGAALLMGLIVGLINGIVIAKLRVNALITTLATMQIVRGLAYIFANGKAVGVSQEQFFIFGNGQLLGVPVPILITIVCFVFFGWLLNYTTYGRNTMAIGGNPEAALLAGVNVDRTKILIFAVHGVIGALAGVILASRMTSGQPMIGQGFELTVISACVLGGVSLSGGVGMIRHVIAGVLILAIIENAMNLKNIDTFYQYVIRGSILLLAVVIDRMKQR is encoded by the coding sequence ATGACCACCCAAAACAACGCGTTGCCAACGGCACGCAAACCCCTCGATGTGCGGGCACTCCTGGATAACTGGGCAATGTTGCTGGCGGCAATCAGCATCTTTTTGCTGTGCGCCTTGCTGATCGACAACTTCCTCTCGCCGCTGAATATGCGCGGGCTGGGCCTGGCCATTTCGACGGTGGGCATTGCCGCGTGCACCATGCTGTTTTGCCTGGCGTCGGGGCACTTCGACTTGTCGGTGGGCTCGGTGATCGCTTGCGCCGGGGTTGTGGCGGCGATTGTGATGCGCGATACCGACAGCGTCATGCTGGGCATCGGCGCCGCCTTGCTGATGGGGCTGATCGTGGGGCTGATCAACGGGATTGTGATCGCCAAACTGCGGGTCAATGCGCTGATCACCACGTTGGCCACCATGCAGATCGTGCGTGGCCTGGCGTATATCTTCGCCAACGGCAAGGCTGTGGGCGTGTCCCAGGAGCAGTTCTTTATCTTCGGCAACGGCCAGTTGCTGGGCGTGCCGGTGCCGATCCTGATCACCATTGTGTGCTTTGTGTTTTTCGGCTGGTTGCTCAACTACACCACCTACGGGCGCAACACCATGGCCATCGGCGGTAACCCGGAAGCGGCGTTGCTGGCCGGGGTGAATGTGGACCGCACGAAAATCCTGATCTTCGCCGTGCATGGCGTGATCGGCGCCCTGGCCGGGGTGATCCTGGCCTCGCGCATGACCTCCGGCCAGCCGATGATCGGCCAGGGGTTTGAGCTCACGGTGATTTCGGCTTGTGTGCTGGGCGGGGTATCCCTGAGCGGCGGGGTGGGGATGATCCGCCATGTCATCGCCGGGGTGTTGATCCTGGCGATCATCGAGAACGCGATGAACCTGAAGAACATCGACACGTTTTACCAGTACGTGATCCGCGGTTCGATTCTGTTGCTGGCCGTGGTCATCGACCGCATGAAGCAACGCTGA
- a CDS encoding SMP-30/gluconolactonase/LRE family protein yields MSLSAVTAHRAQLGEAPFWDAPTQALYWVNIAGKQALRLMGGQLQTWQLPEHVSAFIPCDSGDALVTLSSGVYRLDLSTEALTLLCVADPQPGNRGNEARCDAQGRLWLGTMQNNIGEQGEDLPITRRSGGLFRVDADGQVTPLLAGLGIPNTLLWSEDGGHVHFGDSMDGTLYRHAIQADGQLEPAQVWFGPHARGGPDGSAMDVEGYIWNARWDGSCLLRLTPQGQVDRVLELPVSRPTSCVFGGPNLSTLYITSAASPLDHPLDGAVLAIEMDVPGKPCNRFAG; encoded by the coding sequence ATGTCGTTGAGCGCAGTGACCGCACACCGTGCACAGTTGGGTGAAGCGCCGTTCTGGGACGCGCCGACCCAGGCCCTGTATTGGGTCAATATCGCCGGCAAACAGGCACTGCGCCTGATGGGCGGGCAACTGCAGACCTGGCAGCTGCCCGAGCACGTCTCGGCCTTTATCCCGTGTGACAGCGGCGATGCGCTGGTGACCCTGAGCAGCGGCGTCTACCGGCTCGACCTCAGCACCGAAGCCTTGACCCTGCTGTGCGTGGCCGACCCGCAACCGGGCAACCGTGGCAATGAAGCGCGCTGCGATGCCCAAGGGCGCCTGTGGCTGGGCACCATGCAGAACAACATCGGCGAGCAGGGTGAAGACCTGCCGATCACCCGGCGCTCCGGCGGGCTGTTTCGCGTCGATGCCGACGGGCAGGTCACGCCGCTGCTGGCTGGCCTGGGTATTCCCAACACCTTGTTATGGAGCGAGGACGGCGGCCACGTGCATTTCGGCGACAGCATGGACGGCACGCTGTACCGCCATGCGATCCAGGCCGACGGCCAACTGGAGCCGGCCCAGGTCTGGTTCGGCCCGCACGCACGCGGCGGGCCGGATGGCTCGGCGATGGACGTTGAGGGCTATATCTGGAACGCCCGCTGGGACGGCAGTTGCCTGCTGCGGCTGACGCCGCAAGGGCAGGTGGACCGCGTCCTTGAACTGCCCGTCAGCCGCCCCACCAGTTGTGTTTTCGGTGGCCCGAACCTCTCCACGTTGTACATCACCAGTGCCGCCAGCCCATTGGATCATCCTTTGGACGGCGCGGTGTTGGCGATTGAAATGGATGTGCCTGGTAAACCCTGTAATCGCTTCGCCGGATAA